A single genomic interval of Zobellia nedashkovskayae harbors:
- a CDS encoding FAD:protein FMN transferase, with translation MKKYLSIVLFFFAITAGAQNTFTKTLKLMGSRFDVTVVAKDSTEGNKNIDLAVAEISRIENLISSWNPESQTSEININAGQNPVKVSPELYGLIERSISLSKLTDGAFDISYASMDKIWVFDGSMTQMPSDTSIQASVAKVGFQNIILNPKNSSVFLKKKGMKIGFGGIGKGYAADKAKVLLMEKGVTAGIINASGDMNTWGKQPNGEPWKVAITNPLDKHKVFALLPILQGAVVTSGDYEKFVNLNGKRYAHIIDPRTGLPSTGIVSVTVFAPKAELADALATSVFVMGKEVGLNRVNQMPHIECIIIDDKGNIFTSKNIEIEKL, from the coding sequence TTGAAAAAGTATCTATCTATAGTACTCTTTTTCTTTGCGATAACCGCAGGTGCACAAAACACCTTCACCAAGACTTTAAAGTTAATGGGGAGTCGGTTTGATGTTACCGTAGTAGCAAAAGACTCTACTGAAGGAAACAAAAATATAGATTTGGCAGTAGCCGAAATTTCTAGAATTGAAAACTTAATTTCTTCTTGGAATCCGGAATCACAAACTTCAGAAATTAATATAAATGCCGGTCAAAACCCGGTTAAGGTCTCTCCTGAACTTTATGGCTTAATTGAACGATCCATAAGCCTATCTAAACTTACTGATGGTGCTTTTGATATTAGTTACGCTTCAATGGACAAGATATGGGTATTTGACGGTAGCATGACCCAAATGCCAAGCGACACGTCCATACAAGCTTCTGTAGCTAAGGTTGGTTTTCAAAATATAATCCTAAACCCAAAAAACAGTTCCGTTTTTCTAAAGAAAAAAGGAATGAAAATAGGTTTTGGAGGTATAGGAAAAGGATATGCCGCAGATAAGGCCAAAGTCCTTTTAATGGAAAAAGGAGTGACAGCAGGGATTATAAACGCTTCTGGAGACATGAACACCTGGGGCAAGCAACCCAATGGCGAACCTTGGAAAGTTGCCATAACCAACCCATTGGACAAGCATAAAGTTTTTGCTTTGCTCCCAATTCTGCAAGGAGCTGTAGTAACTTCTGGTGATTACGAAAAATTCGTGAACTTAAATGGTAAACGATACGCTCACATTATAGACCCAAGAACAGGGTTGCCATCAACAGGTATCGTTAGTGTTACCGTTTTTGCTCCTAAAGCAGAATTGGCAGATGCTTTAGCAACTTCAGTTTTTGTAATGGGCAAAGAGGTTGGCTTAAACAGAGTTAACCAAATGCCACATATTGAATGTATCATTATTGATGACAAAGGAAACATATTCACATCCAAGAATATAGAAATAGAAAAACTATGA
- a CDS encoding 4'-phosphopantetheinyl transferase family protein, which produces MKLPESEAHIWYFNSNDFDELDRYLKLLSQDEIERANRFKFQKDRKTYILARGLLRILSERYLNIHDDQVCFTYNEFGKPSYDLKTLLRFNVSHSGELIVLAFVAKGEVGVDVERIKTNFDIVKIAEGFFSKDEVSSVLAFPEEKRAKAFFNCWTRKEAFIKAKGVGLSFDLTSFSVSINDNNPELLRTQWNPSEKNDWKLFSFVPQEGYCSALSVSSAINKVSHFGVADLD; this is translated from the coding sequence ATGAAATTACCTGAGAGTGAAGCGCATATATGGTATTTCAATTCAAACGATTTTGATGAACTTGACCGGTATTTAAAATTACTTTCCCAAGATGAAATCGAAAGAGCAAATAGGTTTAAGTTCCAAAAAGACAGAAAGACCTATATCTTAGCAAGAGGCTTACTCAGGATTTTATCTGAACGCTATCTAAATATCCATGATGATCAGGTTTGCTTTACATATAATGAATTTGGAAAGCCAAGCTATGATTTAAAGACTTTACTTCGGTTTAATGTTTCTCATTCCGGTGAACTTATTGTTTTGGCATTTGTAGCTAAAGGGGAAGTGGGAGTAGACGTTGAGCGTATAAAAACCAACTTTGATATAGTTAAAATAGCCGAAGGCTTTTTCTCCAAAGATGAGGTTTCTTCTGTATTAGCTTTTCCTGAAGAGAAAAGAGCGAAAGCTTTTTTTAATTGTTGGACAAGAAAAGAGGCCTTTATAAAAGCAAAAGGAGTTGGACTTTCTTTTGATTTAACCTCATTTTCAGTTTCTATCAATGACAATAACCCTGAACTTTTAAGAACGCAATGGAATCCCAGCGAAAAGAATGACTGGAAGTTATTCTCCTTTGTTCCTCAAGAGGGATATTGTTCAGCTTTATCGGTATCGTCAGCCATAAACAAAGTATCTCACTTTGGTGTGGCAGATTTAGACTGA
- a CDS encoding DUF5060 domain-containing protein, whose product MKHQKWKSIFKNHFLIALSFSFFQTQANQPKSNTKENGTVVVEAEDFYEQTHSDKRKWYVIDADYGAKMKSLDQNLHFKAANGEKYIEILPDTRTNHDDKLIVGENFSNEAGKMGILHYKVNFSEAGRYYVWVRSYSTGSEDNGVHVGVDGTWPESGQRMQWCDGKDTWTWGNSQRTEERHCGVPGFIYIDIDKAGEHDIQFSMREDGFEMDQFIFTKDTSYHPENTNEIATDGNQDLLAMVKEVRPSAKIYPAQTFKNTKNAFYNDRKWLAINPEEHEEAEASLSFDGAEGEYDVVLFTVGENDGRSVYTLKKNAETFKDFRTPLSSNMFEEGLEYVKVYANIKLNANDEIGVKAVPKSRDGKEFSRARWSGLVVVEAGTGKKLLEELQYKMAALTNMQITGELKKWHKVTLTFDGPSTSEEADYNPFMNYRFNVTFSHKQSGKSFMVPGYYAADGDAGQSSSEQGNKWRVHFAPDEIGEWTYDVDFRKGNYSAVSTKPDTGLSAGYMDGASGSFSIDKTDKTGNDFRAKGRLQYVGERYLKFAETGEYFLKQGPDAPENFLSYVDLDGTFKDDGHKDEMVKTWSAHLQDYKQNDPTWKNGKGKAIIGALNYLASKGLNSVSFLTNNIAGDDQNVFPYTDYDTYDRIDVSKMDQWEIIFEHAQELGLFLHFKMFEVENQGLLDNGGVGAYTKLYYRELMARFGHHLALNWNLCEENGEWVTNPTTPPQEEEQRLAMTTYFKKNDPYHHHLVIHNGVEFEDLLGPESGLTGPSVQTNKEDFSRVHGQVLRWLNASKEADFQWAVAVDEPGDAQHSLITDEENPDHDNARRNALWGTFMAGGWGNEWYFGYAHPHSDLSCEDYRSRDLFWDQAVHAMDFLKNNDIPFWETENRNDLVGNKENKNTVYCLAKENEVYVVYLNSVPTSKLDLSNATGDFEVLWFNPKKGGDLRKSKVKKVSGGAIVDLGKSPDKKQQDWAILIRRAK is encoded by the coding sequence ATGAAACATCAAAAATGGAAGTCTATTTTTAAAAACCACTTCTTAATCGCTCTGTCGTTTAGTTTTTTTCAAACACAAGCAAATCAACCCAAAAGTAATACCAAAGAAAACGGTACAGTAGTAGTGGAAGCTGAGGATTTCTATGAACAAACCCATTCGGATAAGCGCAAATGGTATGTTATAGACGCAGATTACGGAGCAAAGATGAAAAGCCTTGATCAAAACTTACATTTTAAGGCTGCTAATGGCGAAAAATACATTGAAATTTTACCGGATACACGTACCAATCATGATGATAAACTGATAGTTGGTGAAAATTTCTCCAATGAAGCGGGTAAAATGGGCATTTTACATTATAAAGTTAATTTTTCTGAGGCCGGGAGATACTATGTTTGGGTTCGTTCATATAGTACAGGATCTGAAGATAATGGTGTTCATGTTGGTGTTGACGGTACATGGCCAGAAAGTGGTCAGCGTATGCAGTGGTGCGACGGTAAGGATACGTGGACCTGGGGGAATAGCCAACGAACCGAAGAAAGACATTGTGGTGTTCCAGGATTTATTTACATAGATATTGATAAAGCTGGTGAGCATGATATTCAATTTAGTATGCGTGAGGATGGTTTTGAAATGGACCAATTTATATTTACTAAGGATACAAGCTATCATCCTGAGAATACAAATGAAATTGCTACCGATGGTAATCAAGATTTATTAGCTATGGTTAAAGAAGTAAGACCAAGTGCTAAAATTTACCCAGCACAAACATTTAAGAACACGAAGAATGCTTTTTATAACGATAGAAAATGGCTGGCTATAAACCCAGAAGAACATGAGGAGGCAGAAGCTTCCCTTTCTTTTGATGGGGCAGAAGGCGAATATGATGTGGTACTATTTACTGTTGGTGAAAACGATGGTCGTTCTGTATACACGTTAAAAAAGAATGCTGAAACCTTTAAGGATTTTAGAACCCCATTAAGCAGTAACATGTTTGAGGAAGGCTTAGAGTATGTAAAAGTATACGCTAATATTAAGCTGAATGCAAATGATGAAATAGGGGTAAAGGCAGTTCCAAAGAGCAGGGATGGTAAAGAGTTTAGCCGCGCCCGATGGAGTGGTTTGGTAGTTGTTGAAGCAGGAACGGGTAAAAAATTGTTAGAAGAGTTACAGTATAAAATGGCGGCTCTGACTAATATGCAAATTACAGGAGAACTAAAAAAATGGCATAAAGTAACGCTAACTTTTGATGGCCCAAGCACTTCTGAGGAAGCGGATTACAACCCGTTTATGAACTATCGCTTTAATGTGACATTTTCGCATAAACAAAGTGGTAAATCATTTATGGTGCCAGGTTACTATGCAGCAGATGGTGATGCCGGACAGTCATCTTCTGAGCAAGGAAATAAGTGGCGTGTACATTTTGCTCCAGATGAAATAGGAGAGTGGACGTATGATGTTGACTTTAGAAAAGGAAATTATTCGGCAGTAAGTACAAAACCTGATACAGGTTTAAGCGCAGGTTATATGGATGGTGCTTCTGGCTCATTCAGTATAGATAAAACAGATAAGACCGGAAACGATTTTAGAGCTAAAGGAAGGCTGCAATATGTTGGTGAGCGTTACTTGAAATTTGCCGAAACAGGTGAGTATTTCTTAAAACAAGGTCCTGATGCTCCAGAAAATTTTCTTTCGTACGTAGATTTAGACGGTACTTTTAAGGACGATGGGCATAAAGATGAGATGGTCAAAACCTGGTCAGCTCATTTACAAGATTATAAGCAAAATGACCCTACTTGGAAAAACGGTAAGGGTAAGGCCATTATTGGTGCCTTAAATTATTTGGCTTCAAAAGGACTGAACTCGGTTTCATTCTTGACCAATAATATTGCAGGTGATGATCAGAATGTATTTCCGTATACGGACTATGATACTTATGATAGAATAGATGTTTCAAAAATGGACCAATGGGAAATTATATTCGAACATGCTCAGGAACTCGGTCTTTTCCTTCACTTTAAAATGTTTGAAGTAGAAAATCAAGGGCTTTTAGATAATGGTGGGGTAGGTGCATATACCAAATTATACTACCGTGAACTAATGGCGCGTTTTGGGCACCATTTAGCCTTGAACTGGAATCTTTGCGAAGAAAATGGGGAATGGGTAACTAATCCAACAACACCTCCACAAGAAGAGGAGCAGCGTTTGGCAATGACAACGTACTTTAAAAAGAATGACCCGTATCACCATCATTTGGTTATCCATAATGGTGTTGAGTTTGAGGATTTGTTAGGACCTGAAAGTGGACTTACAGGACCATCGGTTCAGACAAATAAAGAAGATTTTAGTCGAGTGCATGGACAAGTATTGCGTTGGTTGAATGCTTCTAAAGAAGCTGATTTTCAATGGGCCGTTGCAGTTGATGAGCCGGGTGATGCTCAGCATTCGTTAATTACCGATGAAGAAAATCCTGATCACGATAATGCGCGTAGAAATGCCTTATGGGGTACGTTCATGGCAGGCGGATGGGGTAATGAATGGTATTTTGGATATGCACATCCTCATTCAGACCTTTCTTGTGAAGATTACCGTTCAAGAGACCTGTTTTGGGACCAAGCCGTACATGCAATGGACTTCTTAAAAAACAATGATATTCCGTTTTGGGAAACTGAAAACAGAAATGACCTTGTTGGCAATAAGGAGAATAAAAATACCGTGTACTGTTTGGCAAAAGAAAACGAAGTATATGTAGTGTATCTTAATTCAGTTCCAACATCTAAATTAGATTTATCTAATGCTACCGGAGATTTTGAAGTATTATGGTTCAATCCCAAAAAAGGAGGAGACCTAAGAAAATCTAAAGTCAAAAAAGTATCTGGTGGGGCAATTGTAGATTTAGGGAAGTCTCCAGATAAAAAGCAACAAGACTGGGCTATTTTAATTAGAAGAGCAAAATAA
- a CDS encoding DUF4266 domain-containing protein has translation MIKKFLVLIGLTCAMNSCVVVKEYDKVNLSDPDMALSDKKCDRNVTIAHSYREAAVGANGGKTGGGCGCN, from the coding sequence ATGATTAAAAAGTTTTTAGTGTTAATAGGATTGACCTGCGCTATGAATAGCTGCGTTGTGGTCAAAGAGTATGACAAGGTAAACCTCAGCGACCCTGATATGGCTTTGTCCGACAAAAAGTGCGACCGTAATGTTACCATCGCTCATTCTTATCGCGAGGCAGCAGTTGGTGCCAATGGAGGAAAAACGGGAGGCGGTTGCGGCTGTAATTAA
- a CDS encoding BamA/TamA family outer membrane protein yields the protein MKKVAHFLLIFFLALFATNVSSQEIEQSIFVTGNTWDTTDTEVLSAISKEKKLVKKPTVLIIGNAAPKTEIENSINKQVSVLSNLGNDVIFISGNKEWANGNKGVSDIEKYIQKKSKAKFSPDDAEPIKHHDLGENVELITVDSQWFLEDWDNHVYINEDSEIQNRTLFFLEFENRIKKAQGKIILVAMYHPIETNNKQGLFKNVGGFSSQDFQNKQYRTLRNRLKTTARGAENVIFLSGQGKNLQYIKGSVPQINSGAAGNLEAVRNGEEGDFSLKKNGYVRLDITTGGEVIAHYQTFENGTTKEVFKTTVLKGDADHTESYTFKKNYTRTQLASIYTKKAATKSGFYKALWGEHYRDFYGKEVNAPVVLLDTLMGGLTPVKRGGGQQSKSLRLVDKTGKQYVMRALKKSTIKFLQANAFQETYVGDVLDGTVVDKFLADFYTTSNPYTPFAIGSLSTKVGVNHTNPILYYIPKQQVLGNYNDDFGDELYMIEEHVGDTQIESESFGKPVNILSTADVLQEINKSGKSVVDEPSYIRARLFDMLLGDWDRHEDQWRWALYKNDDGTEYCSPIPRDRDQAFSKYDGTLISTLTRLIPGLRKMQTYDEELRSVKWFASSPYHLDLTLIHASGWEEWEKQTSHIQNQLTNADIEKAFQTIPEEVKGPVIEDIKVKLQGRRDNLMKIAKAYYLYLNKFQVVTGTQKADDFTITRLPNGKTSLKIDRKDLGILNHTYSKDITKEIWLFGLDGKDTFTVEGEGDHPIKIKIVGGKKNDTYDFKNIRKVKLYDYKDKENTIVNKQSKKWLVNDYGLNNYDHKKVKYNFNQLLPIIAVNPDDGLKIGVVSNHTSYSLQRNPFTYKHSIHAAFYTSTSGYDLSYDGEFSNIFHNWNFGIEGLYTSPNFSENFFGFGNDTEYDNDEVDLDFNRVRIRKFKAGLALKWERISGGSFYFKPLIESFNVENIQDRFVSQLPVNSTVFDRQTYGGIEAAYNFENKNSSAFPTLGLDAGLTLGYKTNIDNTEAENSFAYLQPHLAVNHKLIKNGRIVLATELGGEVLIGDDFEFYHAATIGGNKSLRGFRNERFTGKQSFYQNTDLRFPLGGVRTSLVPFRFGVTGSFDYGRVWTENDTSNTWHNSIGGSLWLIGAEAFTTNLGYFSSADGGRVVFTLGFAF from the coding sequence ATGAAAAAGGTCGCCCATTTTCTTCTAATATTCTTTTTAGCTTTATTCGCAACTAACGTTTCTTCTCAAGAAATAGAACAGTCCATTTTTGTTACTGGCAACACATGGGATACTACAGATACTGAAGTTCTCTCAGCCATTTCAAAAGAAAAAAAATTAGTCAAGAAACCTACTGTACTAATAATAGGAAATGCTGCTCCTAAAACCGAAATAGAAAATTCTATCAACAAACAGGTATCGGTCTTGTCAAATCTGGGTAATGATGTCATTTTTATATCTGGAAATAAGGAGTGGGCAAATGGCAACAAGGGTGTTTCTGATATTGAAAAGTATATACAGAAAAAAAGTAAAGCCAAATTTTCCCCAGATGATGCAGAACCCATCAAGCATCATGATTTGGGTGAAAATGTTGAGTTGATTACGGTAGATTCTCAATGGTTTTTAGAAGATTGGGACAATCATGTTTATATTAATGAAGATTCAGAAATTCAGAATAGAACCTTATTCTTTTTGGAATTTGAGAACAGAATAAAAAAGGCACAAGGGAAAATTATACTTGTAGCCATGTATCACCCCATAGAAACCAATAACAAACAAGGTCTTTTCAAAAATGTTGGAGGGTTTTCTAGTCAAGATTTCCAGAATAAGCAATATAGAACACTCAGAAACAGATTAAAAACAACGGCAAGGGGAGCAGAGAACGTAATTTTCTTGTCGGGACAAGGAAAAAATCTACAATATATAAAAGGGAGTGTACCTCAAATTAATAGTGGTGCGGCAGGAAATTTGGAAGCTGTAAGAAACGGGGAAGAAGGAGATTTTTCGTTGAAGAAAAACGGGTATGTTCGTTTAGATATTACTACAGGTGGTGAGGTAATTGCACACTATCAAACATTTGAAAATGGAACTACTAAAGAAGTGTTCAAAACTACAGTCTTAAAAGGAGATGCGGACCACACAGAATCGTATACGTTTAAGAAAAATTATACTCGTACGCAATTGGCTTCTATCTACACTAAAAAAGCAGCTACAAAAAGTGGATTTTACAAAGCACTTTGGGGAGAGCATTACCGGGACTTTTATGGTAAGGAGGTGAATGCACCCGTAGTTTTATTAGATACTTTAATGGGAGGGTTAACTCCGGTAAAACGTGGAGGTGGGCAGCAATCAAAATCTTTACGATTAGTAGATAAAACAGGTAAGCAATATGTTATGCGTGCTCTAAAAAAGAGTACCATCAAATTTCTACAGGCCAACGCTTTTCAAGAAACTTACGTTGGCGATGTTTTAGACGGTACGGTGGTAGATAAGTTCTTGGCGGATTTTTATACAACTTCTAATCCATATACTCCTTTTGCAATAGGTAGCCTTTCTACTAAAGTTGGAGTGAACCATACCAACCCGATATTGTATTACATACCAAAACAGCAAGTATTAGGGAATTACAATGATGATTTTGGCGATGAACTTTATATGATTGAAGAACACGTTGGGGATACACAAATAGAATCCGAGAGTTTTGGAAAACCTGTGAATATATTGAGTACGGCCGATGTTTTGCAGGAAATAAACAAATCAGGAAAATCAGTTGTAGACGAGCCTTCCTATATAAGAGCTAGGTTGTTTGATATGCTCTTGGGAGATTGGGATCGTCATGAAGATCAATGGCGTTGGGCACTTTACAAAAATGACGATGGCACAGAATACTGTAGTCCTATTCCAAGAGATCGTGATCAAGCATTTTCTAAATATGACGGTACACTAATCAGTACCCTAACCCGACTTATACCAGGTTTGCGTAAAATGCAAACTTATGACGAGGAGCTGAGAAGTGTAAAATGGTTTGCTTCATCTCCTTATCATTTAGATCTGACATTGATACATGCATCAGGTTGGGAAGAATGGGAAAAACAAACTAGCCATATTCAAAACCAACTTACCAATGCTGATATAGAAAAAGCTTTCCAAACTATTCCAGAAGAAGTTAAGGGGCCAGTAATAGAAGATATTAAAGTGAAGTTGCAAGGCAGGCGGGATAATCTAATGAAAATCGCTAAAGCGTATTACTTATATCTCAACAAATTCCAGGTAGTTACGGGTACTCAAAAAGCCGATGATTTTACCATAACTAGGTTACCCAATGGAAAAACATCTTTAAAAATAGACCGGAAGGATTTAGGTATTTTAAACCATACGTACTCAAAAGATATTACCAAAGAAATATGGCTTTTTGGTTTAGATGGAAAAGATACGTTCACGGTAGAAGGAGAGGGAGATCACCCTATTAAAATTAAAATTGTTGGTGGAAAAAAGAATGACACCTATGATTTTAAAAATATTAGAAAAGTAAAACTATACGATTATAAAGACAAAGAGAATACCATAGTAAATAAACAATCTAAAAAATGGTTGGTAAATGATTATGGTTTAAATAATTACGACCATAAAAAAGTGAAATATAATTTTAATCAGTTACTTCCAATAATAGCGGTAAATCCAGACGATGGACTCAAAATTGGAGTAGTAAGTAACCACACTTCGTATAGTTTACAACGTAATCCTTTCACTTATAAACATAGTATTCATGCAGCTTTTTACACCAGTACTTCGGGTTATGATTTGTCTTATGACGGAGAGTTTTCAAACATATTCCACAACTGGAATTTTGGCATAGAAGGTTTGTACACCAGTCCTAATTTTTCAGAAAACTTTTTCGGTTTTGGAAATGATACGGAATACGATAATGATGAGGTAGACTTAGATTTTAACCGAGTTAGAATTCGGAAGTTTAAAGCTGGATTGGCATTAAAATGGGAAAGAATTAGTGGTGGCTCCTTTTATTTTAAACCGTTGATAGAATCTTTTAATGTTGAAAATATTCAAGATAGGTTTGTATCGCAATTGCCTGTAAACAGTACAGTTTTTGATAGACAAACTTACGGAGGAATAGAGGCCGCTTATAATTTTGAAAATAAAAACAGCAGCGCTTTTCCTACCTTAGGTCTAGATGCTGGATTGACATTAGGCTATAAAACCAATATTGATAATACAGAGGCGGAAAATAGTTTTGCCTATCTACAGCCCCATTTAGCAGTAAATCATAAGTTAATAAAAAACGGTAGAATTGTTTTGGCAACAGAGCTAGGGGGAGAGGTCCTTATAGGTGATGACTTTGAATTTTATCATGCTGCAACTATAGGGGGCAATAAAAGTTTAAGGGGTTTTAGAAATGAACGCTTTACAGGAAAACAATCCTTTTATCAGAATACAGACCTTAGGTTTCCATTAGGAGGAGTACGAACAAGCCTTGTTCCATTTAGATTTGGCGTTACAGGTAGTTTTGACTATGGTAGGGTTTGGACCGAAAATGATACCTCTAATACATGGCATAATTCCATTGGGGGTTCGCTATGGCTTATAGGAGCCGAAGCCTTTACTACTAACTTAGGTTATTTTAGTAGCGCGGACGGTGGCAGAGTAGTTTTTACATTAGGCTTCGCTTTTTAG
- a CDS encoding DUF3570 domain-containing protein — protein sequence MILILGVQQAWSQDEEQTYKKRVLETTEVNFLTSYYSQDGDNAAVTGGKGTEELTDVTGTIIVSIPLNDDDVLMIDAGVSAYTSASSSNVDPFDKGEADPFVASSGASQSDTWVNLTGTYSHSSDDRNDLWSAKFSVSSEYDYFSLGFGGSYTKLFNEKNTEISVNGNVYLDNWTTIYPFELRPFGEGGVGFFRPDEITGNTNYNPNFSELDKTNRNSYSLGLGLSQILHKNVQGLISFDVINQQGLLSTPFQRVYFSDVVDSFIDNFQLADDIEQLPDGRLKFAVGGRLNWYLNEIVSLRTYYRYYFDDWGINSHTASLEASVKLSDKFTLYPSYRFYNQSAADYFAPYESHLSTEEYYTSDYDLSKYSANQYGLGISYTDIFTKMHISKYGLKSIDLKFYQYDRDTSFSSSIITAGVKFVMD from the coding sequence ATGATCTTAATACTAGGCGTGCAGCAAGCCTGGTCACAGGATGAAGAGCAGACCTACAAAAAACGTGTGCTTGAAACTACAGAAGTAAATTTCTTGACAAGTTATTACTCACAGGATGGTGATAACGCTGCTGTTACCGGCGGAAAAGGTACGGAAGAATTGACGGATGTTACAGGAACCATTATCGTTTCTATTCCTTTGAACGATGATGATGTACTAATGATAGATGCAGGCGTTTCTGCTTATACCTCTGCTTCTTCAAGTAATGTAGACCCTTTTGATAAGGGCGAAGCGGACCCATTTGTTGCAAGCTCCGGTGCATCACAATCAGATACCTGGGTGAATTTAACGGGAACCTACAGTCACAGTTCCGATGATAGAAATGACCTATGGTCAGCGAAGTTCTCTGTGTCTTCAGAATATGATTATTTTTCCTTGGGTTTTGGAGGTAGCTATACAAAACTCTTCAATGAAAAAAACACGGAAATCAGCGTTAACGGTAATGTTTATTTGGACAATTGGACCACTATATATCCTTTTGAGCTTCGACCATTTGGAGAGGGTGGAGTCGGTTTTTTTAGACCTGATGAAATCACGGGAAATACCAATTACAATCCTAATTTTTCCGAACTGGATAAAACTAACCGAAACTCTTATTCCCTAGGATTAGGGCTTTCTCAAATACTACATAAAAATGTTCAAGGTTTAATTTCCTTTGATGTTATAAACCAACAAGGGCTACTTTCAACACCGTTTCAACGCGTTTACTTCTCTGATGTTGTCGATTCTTTTATAGATAATTTTCAGCTAGCTGATGATATAGAACAACTACCTGATGGAAGATTGAAATTTGCTGTTGGAGGCCGCTTAAACTGGTATTTGAATGAAATCGTGTCGCTTAGAACGTATTACCGTTATTATTTTGATGACTGGGGCATAAACTCTCATACAGCAAGCCTTGAGGCTTCTGTAAAGTTGAGTGACAAGTTCACCTTATACCCGTCTTACCGGTTTTACAACCAATCTGCTGCCGATTATTTCGCTCCTTATGAATCACATTTATCAACAGAAGAATATTACACTTCGGATTATGATTTATCTAAATATTCAGCCAATCAGTACGGGTTGGGTATCTCTTATACCGATATTTTTACAAAGATGCATATCTCTAAATATGGATTAAAGAGTATAGATTTAAAGTTTTATCAGTATGATCGTGACACTAGTTTTAGCTCGTCAATCATAACGGCAGGCGTGAAATTTGTTATGGACTAA
- a CDS encoding Crp/Fnr family transcriptional regulator: MKAITKYWFLEGFSLFKKLGMPTMMKLCDHLDMEYVNKGSIIKIGERDRKCIFFLKNGSVKIMDSDNDIVKYVVKKGNIFGELSIYDKNGSSKEVALALEDVVICYIESDMMEDLMEQHKSLNNALLKIYGLRIRKLETRLQDLLYKDSKTRISEFIKAFIEEFGEIENDRVVAKNLLSHKDISNLTNTSRQTVNNVLSTMRKNHIIDYDSKFISYSKVLDK; encoded by the coding sequence TTGAAAGCAATTACTAAATATTGGTTTTTAGAAGGATTCAGTCTTTTTAAAAAATTAGGGATGCCTACCATGATGAAACTCTGTGATCATTTAGATATGGAGTACGTAAACAAAGGCAGTATCATTAAGATAGGGGAAAGGGATAGAAAATGCATTTTCTTTTTAAAAAATGGTTCCGTTAAAATAATGGACTCTGATAATGATATAGTTAAGTATGTTGTTAAAAAGGGAAATATTTTTGGTGAACTATCCATTTATGATAAAAACGGCTCATCTAAAGAAGTTGCCTTAGCTCTAGAAGACGTAGTAATTTGTTATATCGAATCTGATATGATGGAAGATTTGATGGAACAACATAAGTCTCTAAACAATGCCTTGTTAAAAATCTATGGTCTACGTATTAGAAAATTAGAGACAAGACTCCAAGACCTACTTTATAAAGACAGTAAAACTAGAATCTCTGAATTTATAAAAGCTTTTATAGAAGAATTCGGTGAAATAGAAAATGATAGGGTTGTGGCAAAGAATCTTCTTTCCCATAAAGACATATCCAATTTAACCAACACCTCTAGGCAGACGGTAAATAACGTATTAAGCACAATGCGAAAAAATCATATCATAGATTATGATTCAAAATTTATTTCATATTCAAAAGTGCTAGATAAGTAG
- a CDS encoding nucleoside deaminase, translating to MKEHEVFMRRAIEMAAKGMNSNAGGPFGAVVVKDGEIIAEGHNKVTSTNDPTAHAEMVVIRDACKKLNDFQLTDCIIYTSCEPCPMCFGAIYWARPKAVYYGCDKADAKAIDFDDQFIYDELEVGMQDRQIHFKQMLQEEAVEVFNNWASKHDKTKY from the coding sequence ATGAAAGAACATGAAGTTTTTATGCGCCGCGCTATTGAAATGGCCGCAAAAGGAATGAACTCAAATGCAGGTGGCCCTTTTGGTGCCGTAGTTGTAAAAGATGGTGAAATAATTGCCGAAGGCCATAATAAAGTTACCTCTACGAACGACCCAACTGCCCATGCAGAAATGGTAGTGATTAGGGATGCCTGTAAAAAACTAAATGATTTTCAACTTACGGACTGCATTATTTACACCTCTTGTGAGCCTTGCCCTATGTGCTTTGGTGCCATTTATTGGGCAAGACCAAAAGCAGTGTATTACGGTTGCGATAAAGCAGATGCAAAAGCGATTGATTTTGACGACCAATTTATTTATGACGAATTAGAAGTGGGCATGCAAGATAGACAGATTCACTTCAAACAAATGTTACAAGAAGAAGCTGTTGAAGTTTTTAATAACTGGGCATCAAAACATGATAAGACCAAGTATTAA